From the genome of Clostridium sp. BNL1100, one region includes:
- a CDS encoding small, acid-soluble spore protein, alpha/beta type produces MDDNEKLKYEIARELGLIEKVMKNGWKSLTPKETGRIGGLVTKRKKMQVQESQQI; encoded by the coding sequence GTGGATGATAATGAAAAATTAAAGTATGAAATTGCTCGGGAACTGGGCTTAATAGAAAAGGTTATGAAAAACGGTTGGAAAAGCCTTACTCCAAAAGAAACAGGACGCATTGGAGGATTGGTTACAAAAAGAAAAAAAATGCAAGTTCAGGAAAGTCAGCAGATATAA
- a CDS encoding peptidoglycan DD-metalloendopeptidase family protein, translating into MKKRLTLLMVILYIFSSVVIPTSASTLDKAKEQQKNVKGELSQIAGEKKALSNQIEQGKEDKDNLDSQAQKAQSNLNKKSVEISDVKSDIERITNEIEQIDRDYKAKTELFKTRMRIMYQNMNQSPFEVFVESKSLSEFFSRLEIISLVKENDSKLIQEIITGRESTELQKQDKLRELQEKNEQLKTLTNKVADIKSTSKKVQSEIEASKSKLKDLEKKEDEMIALSKQLAKKITQLSSTTAKYAGGVLSWPTPGYTRISSPFGYRIHPIYKVRKFHTGIDIDAPSGATIVAANSGKVIMAGWNGGYGNCVIIDHGGGLATLYAHQSKILVQEGDYLKKGDTVGKVGSTGLSTGPHLHFEVRKSGETKDPLAYYK; encoded by the coding sequence ATGAAAAAACGGTTAACTTTGTTAATGGTTATATTGTACATATTTTCAAGTGTAGTTATACCTACCAGTGCATCCACTTTGGATAAAGCGAAAGAGCAGCAGAAAAATGTCAAAGGTGAGCTTAGTCAGATAGCCGGTGAAAAGAAGGCCTTGTCAAATCAGATTGAGCAGGGTAAAGAAGACAAGGATAATCTGGATTCCCAGGCTCAGAAGGCTCAGAGCAATTTGAATAAAAAGTCAGTGGAGATTTCTGATGTAAAGTCGGATATTGAACGTATTACAAATGAGATTGAGCAGATAGATAGGGATTATAAGGCTAAAACAGAGCTTTTTAAGACTAGAATGAGAATTATGTATCAGAATATGAATCAATCTCCCTTTGAGGTTTTTGTAGAATCAAAGAGCCTGAGCGAATTTTTTTCCAGATTGGAGATAATTTCACTGGTAAAGGAAAATGACAGCAAGCTTATACAGGAAATTATAACAGGAAGAGAGAGCACTGAACTTCAAAAGCAGGATAAGCTGAGAGAACTTCAGGAAAAAAATGAACAGTTAAAAACTTTGACTAATAAGGTTGCAGATATTAAAAGCACAAGTAAAAAGGTTCAATCTGAAATAGAGGCATCAAAATCAAAGCTGAAAGACCTTGAAAAAAAAGAAGATGAAATGATAGCCTTATCTAAGCAATTGGCAAAAAAGATAACCCAGCTGAGCAGTACCACAGCGAAATATGCGGGAGGAGTACTATCCTGGCCTACACCGGGGTATACCAGAATTTCATCTCCATTTGGATATAGAATACATCCTATATATAAAGTCAGAAAGTTCCATACAGGTATCGATATAGATGCTCCATCAGGTGCAACAATTGTTGCTGCCAATAGCGGCAAGGTAATTATGGCGGGTTGGAACGGCGGTTACGGTAATTGTGTCATAATAGACCATGGTGGAGGCCTTGCAACACTGTATGCTCACCAGAGCAAGATACTGGTACAGGAGGGAGATTATCTGAAAAAAGGTGATACCGTAGGAAAGGTTGGAAGTACGGGCTTGTCTACCGGGCCGCATTTGCATTTTGAAGTCAGAAAAAGTGGAGAGACAAAAGACCCGCTTGCTTACTATAAATAA
- a CDS encoding cold-shock protein, protein MEKGRVKWFNAEKGFGFIERDGGNDVFVHFSAITMDGYKTLEEGSEVIFDVVEGAKGPQAANVQRA, encoded by the coding sequence ATGGAAAAAGGTAGAGTTAAGTGGTTCAACGCTGAAAAAGGATTTGGATTTATCGAAAGAGATGGCGGAAATGACGTATTTGTTCATTTTTCAGCAATCACTATGGATGGATACAAAACACTTGAGGAAGGCTCAGAAGTAATATTTGACGTTGTTGAAGGAGCTAAGGGTCCTCAGGCTGCAAACGTTCAGAGAGCATAA
- a CDS encoding class I SAM-dependent methyltransferase produces MLSIIWYYFNNIKIRRVCLIIYNNFAYVYDKLTLDIDYKKWADYVESILKKNNLNASMILELGCGTGSFGVEMARRGYDMICLDLSSDMLDCAAEKAEKEGLDILFLNQNMCSFELYGTVDAIVCLLDSFNYLTNPSQINKMFKLVKNYLNPGGLFIFDINTQYKFENTIADNLFYEINDEVTYIWENAYNPKTRKARFDLTFFVMKDGLYERFDETHYEKAYSDSEIMDFIKNSGMEFVSRFGELTLRKPSPISQRNFYVCRK; encoded by the coding sequence ATGTTAAGTATAATATGGTACTATTTCAATAATATAAAAATCAGAAGGGTGTGTTTAATTATTTATAATAATTTTGCATATGTTTACGATAAATTAACTCTGGATATTGATTATAAAAAATGGGCGGATTATGTTGAAAGTATCTTAAAAAAGAATAATCTGAATGCTTCTATGATACTTGAGCTTGGTTGTGGTACAGGCAGCTTCGGAGTTGAAATGGCCCGCAGGGGTTACGATATGATATGCCTTGATTTATCCTCTGATATGTTGGACTGTGCAGCTGAAAAGGCTGAAAAAGAGGGTCTGGATATACTTTTCTTAAATCAGAATATGTGCAGCTTTGAACTTTACGGAACAGTGGATGCAATCGTATGTCTTTTGGACAGTTTTAATTATCTGACTAATCCGTCACAAATAAATAAAATGTTCAAGTTGGTAAAGAATTACCTCAATCCCGGAGGATTATTTATTTTTGATATAAATACCCAGTACAAATTTGAAAACACAATTGCCGACAATCTTTTTTATGAAATTAACGATGAGGTTACATATATATGGGAGAATGCTTATAACCCAAAGACAAGAAAAGCAAGATTTGATCTTACTTTTTTTGTAATGAAGGATGGATTATATGAAAGGTTTGATGAGACCCACTATGAAAAGGCTTACTCCGATAGTGAAATAATGGATTTTATCAAAAATTCAGGTATGGAGTTTGTATCCCGTTTTGGAGAATTAACTTTGAGAAAACCTTCTCCCATCAGCCAAAGAAATTTTTATGTTTGTAGGAAATAA
- a CDS encoding S41 family peptidase: MLNMKDQETKRLFSVITMTAIVCFTISILVYGGLMYFNGSYSLTFNKKSVDRSTILKFNEARSILQKAYYENVDTNKLVEGAISGMADSLNDPYTVYYNKQQMKWFTGLQNNTENEYVGVGLPIMLDKNGVVTVLEPYDNSPAKAAGIKQGDKILKIDGKDITGIKDETLIASMIKGPENTETVLTILRESESSTKDIPVMRKKIKALVNIRSEMLNGNIAYIKLKMFDKNISKNFISQLNTLVKQGAKGLIIDVRDNPGGLYDEVVSLADRLLPKGTIVFTKDKSGKKHVQPSDATELNMPIAVLTNGNSASASEILAGALKDFKKGTLIGTKTFGKGLVQTTYSFKDGTGLKVTIARYYTPSGVCIQGQGIKPDIEIKLPEKYKDTDVAAIPREDDLQLQKAIEVISQK; this comes from the coding sequence ATGCTGAATATGAAAGACCAAGAAACAAAACGTTTGTTTTCAGTCATAACAATGACAGCAATAGTATGTTTTACAATATCAATTCTGGTGTACGGCGGTTTAATGTATTTTAATGGAAGTTACTCCCTTACTTTTAATAAAAAAAGTGTAGACAGGAGCACTATACTAAAATTTAACGAAGCAAGGAGCATACTACAGAAAGCCTACTATGAAAATGTAGATACAAACAAGCTTGTAGAAGGTGCAATAAGCGGTATGGCAGATTCACTGAACGACCCCTATACAGTATATTACAATAAGCAGCAAATGAAATGGTTTACTGGCCTTCAGAACAATACGGAGAATGAGTACGTAGGTGTTGGCTTGCCTATAATGCTTGATAAAAATGGAGTAGTAACCGTTTTGGAGCCATATGATAATTCTCCGGCAAAAGCCGCAGGAATAAAGCAAGGGGACAAGATTCTTAAAATTGACGGTAAAGACATTACGGGTATCAAGGATGAAACACTAATAGCAAGCATGATAAAGGGTCCTGAAAATACAGAAACTGTTCTCACTATACTCAGAGAATCGGAAAGTAGTACTAAAGATATCCCTGTTATGCGAAAAAAGATTAAAGCTTTGGTAAATATTCGAAGTGAAATGCTCAATGGTAATATTGCATATATCAAGCTGAAAATGTTCGATAAAAATATAAGCAAGAACTTTATAAGTCAATTAAATACCTTAGTAAAGCAGGGGGCTAAAGGGTTAATAATAGATGTAAGAGATAATCCGGGAGGATTATACGATGAAGTAGTGTCACTGGCAGACCGACTTTTGCCCAAGGGAACTATAGTATTCACAAAGGACAAAAGTGGCAAAAAACATGTACAGCCATCAGATGCAACAGAATTAAATATGCCAATAGCAGTACTTACAAACGGCAACAGTGCAAGTGCCTCTGAAATTCTTGCCGGTGCTCTTAAGGACTTTAAAAAAGGAACACTAATAGGAACAAAAACCTTTGGAAAAGGGCTGGTTCAAACAACTTATTCCTTTAAGGACGGTACGGGATTAAAGGTAACAATAGCAAGATATTATACACCGTCAGGTGTTTGTATCCAGGGACAGGGTATAAAGCCTGATATTGAAATTAAGTTACCTGAGAAGTATAAAGATACAGATGTTGCGGCAATTCCAAGAGAAGATGACTTACAGCTTCAAAAAGCCATAGAGGTTATTAGTCAAAAATAA